In Candidatus Thermoplasmatota archaeon, the genomic stretch ACCCGAACTTCGTTACTCCACAGCCGCACACGAAGGTCAAGGAGGGAGAGCTGGAACTGCCGGAGTTCTACGACTCTGTCAAGACTCTCGACGAGGTAGTCGACGTGGACTACTTCATGCCAGGCTGCCCGCCCACGGTCAACCTGATCGCGATGGCGGTAGACGCGGTCGCGCAGTACGTGACCAAGGGCACCCCGTTGCCTCCGAAGGGCACAATCATCGCGAGCGACAAGTCGCTCTGCGACGAGTGCAATAGGGAGAGGGTCGAGAAGGGCAGGAGGATCGAGAAGATCTACCAGGCATACGAGATCAAGCCCGACCCGAAGAAGTGTCTCCTAGACCAAGGCTTGATATGCATCGGGCCGGCGACGAGGGCCGGCTGCGGCGCGATGTGCCCCAACGCCCAGATGCCCTGCAGGGGCTGCATGGGCCCGACCAGGGGAGTCCAGGAGCAAGGGGCGAGCATGCTGAGCGCGCTGTCGTCCCTCCTGAACATCACGGACAAGGAGTCGTCGCTGAGCGAGGATCAGATCATGGAGCTCATGCTGCAGGTCAAGGACCCGCTCGGGACGTTCTACGCGTTCACGCTGCCGAAGTCCATGTTGAAGAGGATTGTGACCGAGAAGAAGAGGAAGACGGTGAGCTAAATGGCCGGACCTATCATCAATGACGCAACGACGAAAACGAAGGAACGGAAGATTACCATAGATCCTATCACGAGGCTCGAGGGCCATGGCAAGATCGAGATATTCCTCGACGCTGCGGGGGATGTGGAGAACGCATACCTGCAGGTACCTGAGCTAAGAGGTTTCGAGAGGTTCTGCATAGGCAGGCATGTCATGGAGCTACCAGTCCTGACCAACAGGCTATGCGGCGTCTGCCCGGCGGCACACCACCTCGCGAGCACTAAGACACTCGATGCGGTCTTCAGCGCGACGCCTACTCCCACAGCGATCAAGCTGAGGGAGCTGTTCTACATGGGGCAGTACACCCACAGCCACATAGCGCACTTCTACGCCCTCGCGGCTCCGGACTTCGTCCTCGGGCCATCCGCGCCAGCGATGAAGAGGAACGTCCTTGGAGTAGTGGACGCGGTAGGCGTACCGATCGGAGCCGAAGTCATCAAGCACAGGTCCTACGGACAGAAGGTGCAGGAGATCGTCGGCGGCAGGGCGACGCACCCGGTGTTCGGCTTGCCTGGAGGTGTGTCGAAGCAGATCAGCGAGGAGGAGCGCATGCAGATGGAGACCATGGCGAAGTCCTGCGTGGAGTTCGGCAAGTTCACCGTGAAGCTC encodes the following:
- a CDS encoding Ni/Fe hydrogenase subunit alpha, whose amino-acid sequence is MAGPIINDATTKTKERKITIDPITRLEGHGKIEIFLDAAGDVENAYLQVPELRGFERFCIGRHVMELPVLTNRLCGVCPAAHHLASTKTLDAVFSATPTPTAIKLRELFYMGQYTHSHIAHFYALAAPDFVLGPSAPAMKRNVLGVVDAVGVPIGAEVIKHRSYGQKVQEIVGGRATHPVFGLPGGVSKQISEEERMQMETMAKSCVEFGKFTVKLFHDIVLANKDYMDLVLNQDAYYLNSYYMGMVDKNNKTNFYDGDIRVVDQTGKEVLKFKPNEYLDVIAEHVEPWTYMKMPYLKKIGWKGFVTGPDSGIYRVGPLGRINVCSGYTTPLAQKEYEFLAKTVKDLGVTGPVNHTLAYHWARVI
- a CDS encoding oxidoreductase, with amino-acid sequence MAEKIKIAQYWGAGCGGCDVALLDIDAKILDVHAIAEVVFWPIGFDGKIKDIEAMPDKSITVSFYNGAIRNSENEHIAKMLRQKSVVMISFGSCACFGGTPGLANVTNKREIFETVYKNTQSTDNPNFVTPQPHTKVKEGELELPEFYDSVKTLDEVVDVDYFMPGCPPTVNLIAMAVDAVAQYVTKGTPLPPKGTIIASDKSLCDECNRERVEKGRRIEKIYQAYEIKPDPKKCLLDQGLICIGPATRAGCGAMCPNAQMPCRGCMGPTRGVQEQGASMLSALSSLLNITDKESSLSEDQIMELMLQVKDPLGTFYAFTLPKSMLKRIVTEKKRKTVS